One region of Diabrotica undecimpunctata isolate CICGRU chromosome 6, icDiaUnde3, whole genome shotgun sequence genomic DNA includes:
- the LOC140443107 gene encoding insulinoma-associated protein 1-like translates to MPRVPYHHDMEFANFRNHYTSLQRLALEPQFFHLQQHFFKFTEPLELTTAIPLDLSVKNQHNQSPITPPCTPSPGSKRSHQSPTPELPFKKSKITPTSAKKVKAIRKLNFEEDNTSPVSGTIIRELRPDENLVVRKGDIDPAFNVVEITEEAKAELAKIENLIGDYVCRLCRELYEDAFGLAQHRCSRIVNIEYRCPECDKVFNCPANLASHRRWHRPRQTKDAKLEDHGEGESESDEQFQCSECGKRFRRIAYLKKHQSMHQLE, encoded by the exons ATGCCTCGCGTGCCATACCATCATGATATGGAATTCGCTAACTTCAGAAATCATTATACGAGTCTGCAGAGGCTAGCGTTGGAGCCTCAATTTTTTCACCTTCAGCAACATTTTTTCAAGTTTACAGAACCGCTAGAACTTACCACTGCTATTCCTCTGGATCTTAGTGTCAAGAATCAACACAATCAATCTCCGATTACTCCTCCGTGCACTCCATCTCCTGGTAGCAAGAGAAGTCATCAATCTCCGACACCAGAACTACCGTTCAAGAAATCGAAAATAACTCCAACTTCAGCCAAAAAAGTTAAAGCTATACGGAAACTTAATTTTGAAGAAGACAACACTTCGCCGGTTTCAGGAACTATAATTCGAGAATTACGACCTGATGAGAATCTAGTGGTAAGAAAAGGCGACATAGATCCAGCATTTAACGTTGTTGAAATCACCGAAGAGGCCAAGGCCGAATTAGctaagattgaaaatttaataggAGATTATGTGTGTAGGCTGTGCAGAGAGTTGTACGAAGATGCTTTCGGATTGGCTCAGCACAGATGTTCTAGAATCGTTAATATCGAATACAGATGTCCTGAGTGTGATAAAGTTTTTAATTGTCCCGCAAATCTGGCTTCACATAGAAGGTGGCACAGGCCTCGGCAAACGAAGGACGCGAAACTGGAGGACCATGGAGAAGGAGAGtcgg aatcagACGAACAATTCCAATGCTCCGAATGCGGCAAGCGCTTCCGCAGAATCGCTTACCTAAAAAAGCATCAGTCGATGCACCAGCTTGAATGA